Proteins from a genomic interval of Treponema brennaborense DSM 12168:
- a CDS encoding BRO-N domain-containing protein encodes MEENSTKIRLFDKKNVRTSWNADEEEWYFSVVDVITVLTDSKNPTAYWRKLKQRLIAEGNETVTNCHGLKMPAADGKIRLTDCLNTEQLFRLIQSIPSPKAEPFKLWLAKLGSKRLDEIADPEKAIIRGADFYRAKGYTEGWINQRLQTIEMRKELTDEWKERGIEKEKDYAILTNEMTSLLWKLNHKESQTQRAVKINERI; translated from the coding sequence ATGGAAGAAAACAGCACTAAAATACGTTTATTTGATAAAAAGAATGTTCGCACCTCTTGGAACGCAGATGAAGAAGAATGGTATTTTTCTGTTGTTGATGTTATTACCGTTCTTACAGATAGCAAGAATCCAACTGCATATTGGCGTAAACTAAAACAACGCCTTATAGCAGAAGGAAATGAAACCGTGACAAATTGTCACGGTTTGAAAATGCCTGCCGCTGATGGAAAAATACGTCTTACTGATTGTCTAAACACAGAACAGCTCTTCCGCCTTATTCAGTCTATTCCATCACCAAAGGCGGAACCTTTTAAACTTTGGCTTGCAAAATTAGGCAGTAAACGACTGGATGAAATTGCAGACCCTGAAAAGGCAATAATCAGAGGAGCAGATTTTTACAGAGCCAAAGGATATACAGAAGGGTGGATAAATCAGCGTTTGCAGACAATTGAAATGCGTAAGGAACTGACTGATGAATGGAAAGAGCGCGGAATTGAGAAAGAAAAAGATTACGCCATTTTAACAAATGAAATGACAAGCCTTCTTTGGAAATTAAATCACAAGGAATCTCAGACTCAACGGGCGGTAAAGATAAATGAAAGAATCTAA
- a CDS encoding tyrosine-type recombinase/integrase: MYQLENILAMYTGMRAGEIQTLRVEDIHEDYILVAHSWDDYIGIKSTKNGEDRPVPISKKLHDALLQRLEFNPWEIVNKVKTERLT; this comes from the coding sequence ATGTACCAGCTCGAGAACATTCTTGCGATGTACACAGGAATGCGCGCCGGGGAAATTCAGACTCTACGCGTGGAGGACATACATGAGGATTACATCCTTGTTGCACACTCTTGGGATGACTATATCGGCATAAAATCCACGAAGAACGGAGAAGATCGCCCTGTACCGATTTCAAAAAAACTGCACGACGCACTCCTGCAGCGGCTGGAATTCAATCCGTGGGAAATAGTAAACAAAGTGAAAACCGAGCGGCTGACATAA
- a CDS encoding virulence RhuM family protein — protein sequence MTDEIIIYNTDDGKADVKLYSKDGIIWMNQQQMALLFDTSKPNISMHISNILQEKELDEKSVVKDYLTTAADGKNYSVTYYALPMVLAVGFRVRSVRGTQFRKWANTNLTEYLQKGFILDDERLKNPDGRPDYFDELLERIRDIRASEKRFYQKIRDLFALSSDYDGSDKATQMFFATVQNKLIYAITNKTAAELILSRADSSKPNMNLTSWKGSVVRKQDIYVSKNYLTEDEIDSLNRIVAIFLESAELHVKMRKDLTIKFWENNVDKIIKDYSLPLLDNKGSRSHKQMEKQVEEIYLAFDSSRKAYDAKEADRKDDEELNVLLSIEKKIKKRKQADCSNSCGNREKSKEQIVEERQDK from the coding sequence ATGACTGATGAAATAATAATATATAATACAGATGACGGAAAAGCTGATGTAAAACTCTACTCAAAAGACGGAATTATCTGGATGAACCAACAGCAGATGGCTTTACTTTTTGACACCTCAAAACCCAATATCAGTATGCACATCTCTAATATATTACAGGAAAAGGAATTAGATGAAAAATCAGTTGTTAAGGATTACTTAACAACTGCTGCAGACGGAAAAAATTATTCAGTTACTTATTATGCTCTCCCAATGGTTTTAGCTGTTGGATTTAGAGTTAGAAGCGTTCGCGGTACACAGTTTAGAAAATGGGCAAATACCAATCTAACTGAATATTTGCAGAAAGGCTTTATTCTTGATGATGAGCGTTTAAAAAATCCGGACGGCAGACCTGACTATTTTGATGAACTTCTTGAGCGAATTCGCGACATCCGTGCAAGTGAAAAACGCTTTTACCAGAAAATTCGCGATTTATTCGCACTATCTTCTGACTACGACGGTAGCGATAAAGCGACTCAGATGTTTTTTGCAACTGTTCAAAACAAGCTAATTTATGCGATAACAAATAAAACAGCTGCAGAGCTGATTTTAAGCAGAGCTGACAGTTCAAAGCCAAATATGAATCTAACAAGTTGGAAAGGTTCTGTTGTACGAAAGCAAGATATTTATGTTTCTAAAAATTATTTAACAGAAGATGAAATTGATTCATTAAACAGAATAGTTGCAATCTTTTTAGAAAGTGCAGAACTCCATGTAAAAATGCGCAAAGATTTAACAATAAAGTTTTGGGAAAACAATGTTGATAAAATCATTAAAGATTATTCATTGCCGCTTCTTGATAATAAAGGCAGTCGTTCTCACAAGCAAATGGAAAAACAAGTAGAAGAAATATATCTTGCGTTTGATTCTTCTCGTAAAGCATATGACGCAAAAGAAGCCGATCGCAAAGATGATGAAGAATTGAACGTGTTGTTAAGCATAGAAAAAAAAATAAAAAAAAGAAAACAGGCAGATTGTTCTAATTCGTGTGGCAATCGAGAAAAATCAAAAGAGCAGATTGTGGAAGAAAGGCAGGACAAATAA
- a CDS encoding AAA family ATPase — MSESLLVRVMSIEIENFKNVSNGLFSMPKTNDKDEFSQDADIAGIYGQNGSGKTSVIQTLSLFKNIASGNSLWADMEKVISANKEECTFKIKLAIQKSENEKYKVTYGCTISKKEEKAVFSSEKLNVSKMLEDGSWVKDKPYFECSYNDALQVFTPKNQYDELVSKNRDKIIELSVAYKMAQETNKSFLFSKEFSDILKQSPQNELGIIISIIKKYVMQKLFIILTSHSGGISLNMFMPLAFILKNQNSLSVGDIPIDLQNPTILPKAAFEMIETVISNMNCVLDALVPGLSVGFINYGEQLQENGTGGIRFELVSKRDGLQFPLRYESEGIKKIISILNVLIVMFNDPSVCVAIDELDSGVFELLLGKLLSVIEESGKGQLIFTSHNLRPLEVLNKNSIIFSSANDKNRYIKLSNIKPTNNLRDCYLRALSLEGENEPLAVEIKESTIRRCLRKAGCHVEE, encoded by the coding sequence ATGAGCGAATCATTATTAGTACGGGTTATGTCCATTGAAATTGAGAATTTTAAGAATGTCTCAAATGGTCTTTTTTCTATGCCTAAAACTAATGATAAAGATGAGTTTTCTCAAGATGCAGACATAGCTGGAATATACGGTCAGAATGGCTCTGGTAAAACATCAGTAATTCAAACGCTTTCTTTATTTAAAAACATAGCTTCTGGCAATTCTCTTTGGGCAGACATGGAAAAAGTAATTTCTGCTAATAAAGAAGAATGTACTTTTAAAATAAAACTAGCAATTCAAAAATCAGAAAATGAAAAGTATAAAGTTACTTATGGTTGCACCATTTCAAAAAAAGAAGAAAAGGCTGTTTTTTCTTCTGAAAAATTGAATGTTTCAAAAATGTTAGAAGATGGTTCATGGGTTAAAGACAAACCGTATTTTGAATGCTCTTACAATGATGCGTTGCAGGTATTTACACCCAAAAATCAATATGATGAACTTGTATCAAAAAACCGAGACAAAATAATTGAGTTGTCCGTTGCTTACAAAATGGCACAGGAAACAAATAAATCCTTTTTATTTTCAAAAGAGTTTTCTGATATATTAAAACAGTCTCCACAAAATGAACTTGGCATTATTATTAGTATAATTAAAAAGTATGTAATGCAAAAATTATTCATAATACTAACCTCCCATAGTGGCGGAATAAGCTTAAATATGTTTATGCCGCTTGCATTTATTCTTAAAAATCAAAACTCACTATCAGTTGGAGATATTCCTATTGACTTACAAAATCCAACGATTCTTCCTAAAGCTGCTTTTGAAATGATTGAAACAGTCATTAGTAATATGAATTGCGTATTAGATGCACTTGTTCCAGGATTATCTGTTGGTTTTATTAACTATGGAGAGCAATTACAAGAAAATGGAACTGGTGGTATTCGATTTGAGCTTGTTTCTAAAAGAGATGGATTGCAGTTTCCTCTTCGCTATGAATCAGAAGGCATTAAAAAAATAATTTCAATTCTGAATGTTCTTATTGTTATGTTTAATGATCCTTCTGTATGTGTAGCTATTGATGAATTGGATAGTGGTGTTTTTGAACTTCTTCTTGGAAAATTGTTGTCCGTCATTGAAGAGTCTGGAAAAGGACAATTAATTTTTACTTCCCATAATTTACGTCCGCTAGAAGTATTAAACAAAAATAGTATTATTTTTTCCTCTGCTAATGACAAAAACCGTTACATTAAATTATCAAATATAAAACCAACCAATAATCTTCGTGACTGTTATCTACGTGCGTTGTCTTTGGAAGGTGAGAACGAACCGTTAGCAGTTGAAATAAAGGAATCTACAATAAGGCGCTGTTTACGCAAGGCAGGTTGCCATGTCGAAGAATAG
- a CDS encoding type I restriction endonuclease subunit R, EcoR124 family, with amino-acid sequence MFVERLSFNIKKMNEVFADISDLFSKAGSDDFTKLPEDKTERGKFAKAFKQLNEYLESARVQGFTWDKLQYEVTENKDEEEQTTSVSLNLDENTYLAMALRYKELFSGKDSDSEGSEDVPYEIEGYLTEIDTDKIDVDYMNSRFTKYLKILSQENVTEEQLEQGLNDLHKSFAFLTQEEQKYANIFIHDVQMGNVEVDSNISFREYVSLYQHNAENEQVSHLCSALGLDEKKLRSMMNCCLTENNINEFGRFDELKASVDKEKAKSYFEQLEGNPVSPFAVNIKIQTLLQKFLLSGGIEIEK; translated from the coding sequence ATGTTTGTAGAACGCCTTAGCTTTAATATAAAAAAGATGAACGAAGTTTTTGCCGATATTTCAGATTTGTTCTCAAAAGCAGGTTCCGATGATTTTACAAAATTACCGGAAGACAAAACAGAAAGAGGCAAATTTGCAAAGGCATTTAAACAACTGAATGAATATTTAGAATCGGCAAGAGTGCAGGGCTTTACATGGGACAAGCTTCAATATGAAGTTACAGAAAACAAAGATGAAGAAGAACAAACAACATCGGTAAGCCTGAATCTTGATGAAAATACCTATTTAGCTATGGCTTTGCGTTATAAAGAACTGTTCTCTGGTAAAGATTCGGATTCAGAAGGTTCAGAAGATGTACCTTATGAAATAGAAGGCTACCTAACAGAAATCGATACAGATAAGATTGACGTTGACTATATGAACTCCCGTTTTACAAAATACTTGAAAATTCTTTCTCAAGAAAATGTAACTGAAGAACAGCTTGAACAAGGATTGAATGATTTGCACAAATCATTTGCTTTTCTTACGCAGGAAGAGCAAAAGTATGCAAACATTTTTATCCATGATGTTCAGATGGGGAATGTTGAAGTAGATAGCAACATCAGCTTTAGAGAATATGTGTCTTTATATCAGCACAATGCAGAAAATGAACAGGTTAGCCACTTATGTTCTGCCCTTGGTCTGGATGAAAAGAAGTTAAGAAGCATGATGAATTGCTGTCTAACAGAAAACAACATCAATGAGTTTGGTCGCTTTGATGAATTGAAAGCTTCTGTTGATAAAGAAAAGGCAAAGTCTTATTTTGAGCAGTTAGAAGGCAATCCTGTATCGCCTTTTGCAGTGAACATTAAAATTCAGACCTTGCTGCAAAAGTTTCTTTTATCCGGTGGGATTGAAATAGAGAAATGA
- a CDS encoding restriction endonuclease subunit S: protein MKESKKPQLRFKGYSEDWEEKTLGEVSDFNPKSEIPNIFKYVDLESVSGTQLLQYRTETKDSAPSRAQRLARKNDIFYQTVRPYQKNNFLYDKDDLDFVFSTGYAQIRPFIDSSFLFTKLQEDEFVKLVLDNCTGTSYPAINSNTLENLSVYITTNSIEQTKIGTLFKNIDTLITSKKAKYEKLLQIKKSLLEKMFPQDGQATPALRFKGFTEDWKEKTMGEIMNITSVKRIHQSDWTNKGIKFLRARDIVASYKNEKITDNLFISKQKYDEYTSISGKVKIEDLLVTGVGTIGIPMQIENLEPVYFKDGNIIWFQNSNKINGNFFYYSFCGKKIQYFIKESAGTGTVGTYTIESGKKTPIILPIDKAEQTKIGNFFKQLDTLLSLQKKELDKLQNVKKALLERMFV, encoded by the coding sequence ATGAAAGAATCTAAAAAGCCACAGCTACGATTTAAAGGATACTCAGAAGATTGGGAAGAGAAGACACTGGGAGAAGTGAGTGATTTTAATCCTAAGTCAGAAATACCTAATATTTTTAAGTATGTTGATTTAGAATCAGTTTCTGGTACTCAACTTTTACAATATCGGACGGAGACAAAGGATTCTGCTCCCTCAAGAGCTCAAAGATTAGCAAGAAAAAATGATATTTTTTATCAGACTGTAAGACCTTATCAAAAAAATAATTTTCTTTATGATAAAGATGATTTGGATTTTGTATTTTCAACAGGGTATGCACAAATTAGACCATTTATTGACAGCAGTTTTTTATTTACAAAACTTCAAGAAGATGAATTTGTCAAATTAGTTCTTGATAATTGTACTGGTACGAGTTATCCTGCAATAAATTCAAACACATTAGAAAATCTATCTGTTTATATTACCACGAATTCCATAGAACAAACCAAAATCGGCACGCTCTTCAAAAATATTGACACTCTTATTACATCAAAAAAAGCTAAATACGAAAAACTCCTGCAAATAAAAAAATCATTGCTAGAAAAAATGTTCCCACAAGACGGACAAGCCACTCCTGCACTACGCTTTAAAGGATTTACAGAAGATTGGAAAGAGAAAACGATGGGAGAAATTATGAATATAACTTCTGTAAAAAGAATACATCAATCTGATTGGACTAATAAAGGCATAAAATTTTTACGTGCAAGAGATATTGTGGCAAGTTATAAAAATGAGAAAATTACGGATAATCTTTTTATATCAAAGCAAAAATATGATGAATATACTTCTATTTCTGGGAAAGTAAAAATCGAAGATTTATTAGTTACAGGAGTTGGAACTATTGGTATTCCAATGCAAATAGAAAATCTAGAACCAGTATATTTTAAAGATGGAAATATCATTTGGTTTCAGAATAGTAATAAAATAAATGGGAATTTTTTTTATTATTCCTTTTGTGGAAAAAAAATTCAATATTTTATTAAAGAATCAGCAGGGACAGGCACTGTTGGAACCTACACAATAGAAAGTGGAAAAAAAACACCCATTATCTTACCGATTGATAAAGCCGAACAAACCAAAATCGGTAATTTTTTCAAACAACTAGATACATTGCTAAGTTTGCAAAAGAAGGAACTGGATAAACTTCAGAACGTAAAAAAAGCATTGCTGGAACGGATGTTTGTGTAG
- a CDS encoding ATP-binding protein, with translation MKVIGLYGRSNCGKTSTLNLLIDLLEEKTTGCKKPSPQNNVCDRRETISFNGKIVSICTAGDNENQLNENIKYFNKTNPDVAVSATRTSGKTCTELKQYATKQSCDVDWIKKIYSSIGAENKDNLKQTNDILNKI, from the coding sequence ATGAAAGTAATTGGATTGTATGGCAGAAGTAATTGTGGAAAAACTTCAACACTCAACTTATTAATCGATTTATTAGAAGAAAAAACTACTGGCTGTAAAAAGCCTAGTCCGCAAAACAATGTCTGCGATAGACGAGAAACAATTAGTTTTAATGGCAAAATAGTCTCTATTTGTACTGCAGGGGATAATGAAAACCAGCTTAACGAAAATATTAAATATTTTAATAAGACAAACCCTGATGTTGCTGTCTCAGCAACAAGAACCAGTGGAAAAACTTGTACAGAACTAAAACAGTATGCAACAAAACAGTCATGTGACGTTGATTGGATTAAAAAAATATACTCTTCTATAGGTGCTGAAAATAAAGACAATTTAAAACAAACAAATGATATATTAAATAAAATCTAA
- a CDS encoding type I restriction-modification system subunit M, whose product MNKQQLATKIWESANEMRSKIEANEYKDYILGFIFYKYLSETELRFAKKNGCTDADIKKFSENDAETATYIKSNIGYFIAYENLFSTWITKGKDFDVSNVRDALSAFSRLINPAHKKVFDGIFNTLQSGLSKLGETAASQTSAISKLLALINDIPMDGKQDYDVLGFVYEYLISMFAANAGKKAGEFYTPHEVSLLMSEVIAFHLKNRKEIKIYDPTSGSGSLLINIGRSVAKHIDNKNNIKYYAQELKQNTYNLTRMNLIMRNILPDNIVTRNADTLESDWPYFDENDPVHTYDPLYVDAVVSNPPYSQKWDSTNKENDPRYSNYGLAPKSKADYAFLLHDLYHVKPDGIMTIVLPHGVLFRGGEEGEIRKKLIEKDQIQAIIGLPANIFFGTGIPTVIIVLRQKRTDSDVLIVDASKGYIKEGKNNKLRSSDIKRITDTVNGRLSIPGYSSLVKKEVIRQNEYNLNIPRYVDSSDTSESYDLYSSLFGGIPNNEIEKLNNFWEKFSALKKALFTPVNDSYSALAVKDIKECITNHADIKKFEKLFDFHFNTITDYLKKELLDDIQSINTNKEESILSDDLFARFTDMELLDKYQAFQILDDGWNKITDDIEIIQTEGDAAITQVDPHMVEKKKKGLIEEVQEGWVGHILPFELVQKTLLQTELNSIEQKKEQLSQTEEELNQIIESFTEEEKEGSILNETNDAFVTKELASAIKEIKDDCKKEKQPLPVYTGNDDTFEAKLLKADEIIKSQKPLKDAIKNEENALHIKTKETIEGLSKEEQKKLLELKWITPLITALYNMPSVLIHDFSEQIENLATKYSDTLLSLENEITESEKNLSNLLSDLNGNEYDMKAILELQTLLSGK is encoded by the coding sequence ATGAACAAACAGCAGCTGGCAACAAAAATTTGGGAATCTGCAAATGAAATGCGGTCTAAAATAGAAGCGAATGAATATAAAGATTACATACTTGGCTTTATCTTCTATAAATATCTTTCAGAAACAGAGTTGCGTTTTGCAAAGAAAAATGGCTGTACTGACGCCGATATTAAAAAGTTTTCTGAAAATGATGCAGAAACTGCTACCTACATAAAAAGCAATATTGGATATTTTATAGCGTATGAAAATCTATTTTCCACATGGATAACTAAAGGGAAAGATTTTGACGTTTCAAATGTACGTGATGCACTTTCCGCTTTTAGCCGTTTAATCAATCCTGCCCATAAAAAAGTATTTGACGGTATCTTTAATACATTGCAATCTGGTTTGAGCAAACTGGGAGAAACAGCTGCCTCTCAAACAAGTGCAATCAGCAAACTTCTCGCTTTAATAAATGACATACCAATGGACGGAAAGCAGGATTACGACGTATTGGGCTTTGTCTATGAATATTTAATCAGCATGTTTGCCGCGAATGCAGGTAAAAAAGCCGGTGAATTCTACACGCCACATGAAGTTTCCCTTTTAATGTCTGAAGTTATTGCGTTCCATTTAAAAAACAGAAAAGAAATAAAAATCTATGACCCAACAAGCGGCTCTGGTTCTCTTTTAATAAACATTGGTCGCAGTGTTGCAAAACATATCGATAACAAAAACAACATAAAATATTACGCACAGGAACTAAAGCAAAATACATACAACCTTACCAGAATGAATCTTATTATGCGAAATATTCTGCCTGATAATATCGTTACCAGAAATGCTGACACCTTGGAAAGCGACTGGCCGTACTTTGATGAAAACGATCCGGTTCATACATACGACCCGTTGTATGTTGATGCAGTAGTTTCAAATCCGCCTTATTCACAAAAGTGGGATTCAACAAATAAAGAAAATGACCCGCGTTATTCAAATTATGGACTTGCTCCAAAATCAAAGGCTGACTACGCTTTTTTGCTTCATGATTTGTATCACGTAAAACCAGATGGAATTATGACAATCGTACTTCCGCATGGTGTTTTGTTCCGTGGCGGTGAAGAAGGCGAAATACGCAAGAAGCTTATAGAAAAAGACCAGATACAGGCAATTATAGGATTGCCTGCAAATATTTTTTTTGGAACAGGCATCCCAACAGTTATTATAGTTCTGAGACAAAAAAGAACCGATTCCGATGTTCTCATAGTTGACGCTTCCAAGGGGTATATAAAAGAAGGAAAAAACAACAAGCTGCGTTCTTCTGATATCAAGCGGATAACTGACACCGTAAATGGCCGCCTTTCAATTCCAGGTTACTCTTCGCTTGTAAAAAAAGAAGTAATCCGCCAAAACGAATACAATTTGAACATACCTCGGTATGTTGATTCATCAGATACATCAGAAAGCTATGATTTATATTCTTCTCTATTCGGAGGAATTCCAAACAATGAAATTGAAAAACTAAACAATTTCTGGGAAAAATTCTCCGCATTGAAAAAAGCATTGTTTACGCCAGTGAATGATTCATATTCAGCTTTGGCAGTAAAAGACATTAAAGAGTGCATAACAAATCATGCTGATATTAAAAAGTTTGAAAAACTGTTTGATTTTCATTTTAACACAATAACTGACTATCTCAAAAAAGAACTGCTGGACGATATTCAGTCCATAAATACTAATAAAGAAGAAAGCATTTTATCTGATGATTTATTTGCCCGGTTTACTGATATGGAGCTGCTCGATAAATATCAGGCGTTCCAGATTTTAGATGATGGCTGGAATAAGATTACCGACGATATTGAAATAATTCAGACAGAAGGAGATGCGGCAATAACGCAAGTTGACCCGCACATGGTTGAAAAGAAGAAAAAAGGTCTGATAGAAGAAGTGCAGGAAGGCTGGGTCGGTCATATTCTGCCATTTGAACTGGTGCAGAAAACACTGCTGCAAACAGAATTAAATTCAATTGAACAAAAAAAAGAACAGCTTTCTCAAACAGAAGAAGAACTAAATCAAATAATTGAAAGTTTTACAGAAGAAGAAAAGGAAGGCAGCATCTTAAATGAAACAAACGATGCCTTTGTAACAAAAGAACTAGCTTCTGCAATAAAAGAAATAAAGGACGACTGCAAAAAAGAAAAGCAGCCTTTGCCAGTTTATACAGGAAACGACGACACCTTTGAGGCAAAACTTTTGAAGGCTGATGAAATCATAAAATCACAAAAGCCATTAAAAGATGCTATTAAAAATGAAGAAAACGCATTGCATATAAAAACTAAGGAAACAATTGAAGGCTTGTCTAAAGAAGAACAAAAGAAATTACTTGAATTAAAATGGATTACACCGCTGATAACCGCTTTGTACAATATGCCGTCTGTATTGATTCATGATTTTTCTGAACAGATAGAAAACCTTGCAACAAAATACAGCGATACATTGTTAAGCCTTGAAAATGAAATTACAGAAAGCGAAAAGAATTTGTCAAACTTGCTCAGTGATTTGAATGGCAACGAGTACGACATGAAGGCTATTTTGGAACTGCAGACGCTTTTGTCAGGGAAATAA
- a CDS encoding radical SAM/SPASM domain-containing protein — translation MYFKLSSSIIFREFDSFGYITDNRNFRYKLLNDGESPIGDRIVSDVGCIFISALTKKPQFIDDIVKKICICFTDVDFNIIKADVCDFLQKLNKDGFIVAGRTYQECEENEIKFSYKKTNIENKVVKTHPCVFNVKKETQDFLDNYFDGKPQLTNVHIEIISKCNERCVHCYIPHENKTTEMSYELFYNILNQCRELNVLHINLSGGEPLLHKDFCNFLRKCNDNNFSVNVLSNLTLLNDDILAEMKSNPLLGVQVSLYSMNPTIHDEITQIKGSFEKTKNGILRLIENDIPLQISCPIIKQNKDSYTDVIKWAEKYGIQVSADYVIIAGYNNTTSNLKCRLFIDEVKEIISYKMENDSKFLRQMKQDVEDKKNTLPNDSICSVCHSSICINDNGDVYPCAGWQGYVVGNIKNTSLEEIWEESDKVRYLRDLQKKDFPKCINCSDRDFCTMCMIRNSNEDPLGNPLIINKYFCTIAKIKKELFNDKTSKKNDIVINETNKKEKEK, via the coding sequence ATGTATTTTAAACTAAGTTCAAGTATTATATTTAGAGAGTTTGATTCGTTTGGTTATATAACTGACAATAGAAATTTCAGGTATAAACTCCTTAATGATGGAGAATCTCCTATAGGAGACAGGATAGTTTCGGATGTAGGATGTATTTTTATTTCTGCTTTAACAAAAAAACCACAATTTATCGATGATATTGTAAAAAAAATATGCATTTGCTTTACAGATGTTGACTTTAATATAATTAAGGCTGACGTTTGTGATTTTCTACAGAAACTAAATAAAGATGGCTTTATTGTAGCCGGCAGAACATATCAAGAATGTGAAGAAAACGAAATTAAATTTTCTTATAAAAAAACAAATATAGAAAACAAAGTAGTAAAAACACATCCTTGTGTTTTTAATGTGAAGAAAGAAACTCAGGATTTTCTTGACAACTATTTTGATGGGAAACCACAACTTACAAATGTACATATAGAAATTATAAGCAAATGCAATGAAAGATGTGTTCATTGCTATATACCGCATGAAAATAAGACAACAGAAATGAGTTATGAATTGTTTTATAATATTCTTAATCAATGCAGAGAATTGAATGTATTACATATAAATTTAAGTGGTGGAGAACCTTTGTTACATAAAGATTTTTGTAATTTTTTACGAAAATGTAATGATAATAATTTTTCAGTGAATGTCCTTAGCAACTTGACATTACTTAATGATGACATTTTAGCTGAAATGAAATCTAATCCACTTTTAGGAGTTCAAGTTTCATTATATTCCATGAATCCTACTATTCATGATGAAATAACACAAATAAAAGGAAGTTTCGAAAAAACTAAAAATGGGATTCTTAGACTAATTGAAAATGATATTCCATTGCAAATAAGTTGTCCTATAATCAAACAAAATAAAGACTCATATACAGATGTTATTAAATGGGCTGAAAAATATGGAATTCAAGTTTCAGCTGATTATGTTATTATTGCTGGTTATAACAATACAACAAGTAATTTGAAATGCCGATTATTCATCGATGAAGTAAAAGAAATAATTAGTTATAAAATGGAAAATGATTCAAAATTTTTAAGACAGATGAAGCAAGATGTTGAAGATAAAAAGAATACTTTACCAAATGATAGTATATGTAGTGTTTGTCATTCATCAATTTGTATAAATGATAATGGAGATGTATATCCATGTGCAGGCTGGCAGGGATATGTTGTTGGAAATATAAAAAATACATCACTTGAAGAAATTTGGGAGGAATCTGATAAAGTAAGATATTTAAGAGATTTACAAAAAAAGGATTTTCCAAAATGTATAAATTGTTCAGATAGAGATTTTTGCACTATGTGTATGATTAGAAATTCTAATGAAGATCCTTTAGGTAATCCATTAATCATTAATAAGTATTTTTGTACTATTGCGAAAATAAAAAAAGAGTTATTCAATGATAAAACTTCGAAAAAAAATGATATAGTCATAAATGAGACTAACAAAAAGGAGAAAGAAAAATGA